The following proteins are co-located in the Hippoglossus stenolepis isolate QCI-W04-F060 chromosome 23, HSTE1.2, whole genome shotgun sequence genome:
- the LOC118102191 gene encoding F-box/WD repeat-containing protein 7, whose product MGFYGSLKLIFYKMKRKLDHGPDARPFPSGKKRCKGGGFLSPSSLVQVPPTTFGDLRLANGHSAQRRRVTSGPPPSGLQDWLHTFQMWSGPERLLALDELIDRCETNQVKHMMQVIEPQFQRDFISLLPKELALYVLTFLAPRDLVQAAQTCRSWRILSEDNLLWREKCREEGISEGVASHRRKCGRSGAAVCRWKSTYIEQHRVENNWRRGDAREPMVLTGHDDHVITCLQFSGDLIVSGSDDNTLKVWSSISGKCLRTLRGHTGGVWCSQMAVATVISGSTDRTLRVWDAESGECVHTLYGHTSTVRCMHLHGNRVVSGSRDSTLRVWDVSSGRCEHVLTGHVAAVRCVQYDGRRVVSGGYDYMVKVWDPETEACLHTLQGHTNRVYSLQFDGVFVVSGSLDTSIRVWDAHTGGCVHTLTGHQSLTSGMKLRDNVLVSGNADSTVRVWDVRTGQCLHTLEGPNKHQSAVTCLQFCGGLVLSSSDDGTVKLWDLRSGAWLRDVVALQSRGSGGVVWRIRASDTRLVCAAGSRNGTEETKLLVLDFDVDDTKDETD is encoded by the exons ATGGGTTTCTACGGGAGCCTGAAGCTCATCTTCTACAAA ATGAAGAGGAAGTTGGATCATGGTCCCGACGCTCGTCCGTTTCCTTCAGGGAAGAAACGCTGTAAAGGCGGCGGATTCCTCAG TCCCTCCAGTCTGGTTCAGGTCCCGCCCACCACCTTCGGCGACCTGCGACTGGCCAATGGGCATTCAGCCCAGAGGCGGCGGGTGACCTCGGGTCCGCCCCCTTCCGGCCTGCAGGACTGGCTTCACACCTTCCAG atgtGGAGTGGCCCTGAGAGGCTATTGGCTCTGGATGAGTTGATTGACAGATGTGAGACCAATCAGGTGAAGCACATGATGCAAGTGATCGAGCCGCAGTTCCAGAGAGACTTCATATCACTGTTGCCCAAAGAG TTGGCCCTGTATGTGCTGACGTTCCTGGCTCCCAGAGATCTGGTGCAGGCGGCTCAGACCTGCAGGTCCTGGAGGATCCTCTCTGAAGACAACCTGCTGTGGAGGGAGAAGTGTCGAGAGGAAG GTATATCAGAGGGTGTGGCCTCTCATCGCAGGAAGTGTGGGAGGTCGGGGGCGGCGGTTTGTCGATGGAAATCGACCTACATCGAACAACACCGCGTTGAGAACAATTGGAGGAGGGGCGACGCACGGGAGCCCAtg GTGTTGACAGGTCACGACGATCATGTGATCACCTGCCTCCAGTTCAGTGGCGACCTGATCGTCAGCGGCTCCGACGACAACACACTCAAAGTGTGGTCGTCCATCAGcggcaag TGTCTGCGGACGTTAAGAGGTCACACCGGGGGGGTGTGGTGCAGTCAGATGGCCGTTGCCACGGTGATCAGCGGCTCCACCGACCGAACGCTTCGCGTGTGGGACGCAGAGAGCGGAGAGTGTGTCCACACACTGTACGGACACACGTCCACTGTGCGCTGCATGCATCTCCACGGCAACCG cgTGGTGTCGGGCTCTCGGGACTCGACCCTGCGTGTGTGGGACGTATCGAGCGGTCGCTGCGAACATGTGCTGACAGGACACGTGGCGGCGGTTCGCTGCGTTCAATACGACGGCCGCCGTGTGGTGTCGGGCGGTTACGACTACATGGTGAAGGTGTGGGACCCAGAGACGGAGGCGTGTCTACACACACTGCagggacacacaaacagagtgtACTCactacag TTCGATGGCGTGTTTGTGGTGAGCGGCTCGTTGGACACGTCGATCAGAGTCTGGGACGCACACACAG GTGGGTGTGTCCACACGTTGACCGGCCACCAATCACTGACCAGCGGCATGAAGCTGAGAGACAACGTCCTCGTGTCCGGAAACGCAGACTCCACCGTCCGAGTGTGGGACGTCCGGACGGGACAGTGTCTCCACACGCTGGAAG GTCCCAATAAACATCAGTCTGCAGTGACGTGTCTTCAGTTCTGTGGAGGTCTCGTCTTGTCCAGTTCTGACGACGGGACGGTCAAACTGTGGGACCTGAGGAGCGGCGCCTGGCTCAGGGACGTGGTGGCGCTGCAGAGCCGAGGATCAG GGGGTGTGGTCTGGCGAATCAGAGCGTCCGACACTCGGCTGGTGTGCGCCGCCGGCAGCAGGAACGGGACGGAGGAGACCAAACTCCTGGTGCTGGACTTCGACGTGGACGACACGAAGGACGAGACGGACTGA